In Thermobaculum terrenum ATCC BAA-798, one genomic interval encodes:
- a CDS encoding DEAD/DEAH box helicase translates to MARMYPREIKRSTTSGAERLLFEELRRQLPDEIMVFHSVCWQDPPVDGRGLSRDREADFVILDPSRGILVLEVKGGQVWRDPDTGLYYSNEHLLEESPFEQAKTNMYSLMQRVRTANTTARWAGSYRFEYAVAFPDCYLLPNMADVMPLPRHKVMDSTDLEDLGSWVRRALGRGDPSRKLEGEARAALVRLLSASSEPPPLGLLALIEAQNRRFEELTQGQRNILLAMSEYRRLAVAGCAGSGKTFLAMEQAYRLVSQGLRVLFTCHNRALADWVRESLTKTLGGLPDNLHVDEFDGVAIELCRRHGVSVPDPERLSEAQKTEFYRETLPELLDTALGHMTQEDKFDAVVVDEAQDFHVLRWGPLLGLLKDPGEGHLYIFYDSNQNLFVPEVDFPIPRPHLMLRQNCRNTQAIHSLAAKYHSDPDSLSCLGPEGLPPKVVECEPTAQLAALRREIIELREQGLSPSQIVVLTPRSSRHSDFKEGTDVGHGLRLTWGKPDSGHVAIRNIYAYKGLEADVAIVVEPHHIHREKLSQVLYVAFSRARHHLVVLGGLPEPRSS, encoded by the coding sequence ATGGCACGGATGTACCCCAGGGAGATCAAGCGGAGCACCACCAGCGGTGCGGAGAGGCTGCTGTTCGAGGAACTCAGGCGACAGCTGCCGGACGAGATCATGGTGTTCCACAGCGTCTGCTGGCAGGATCCGCCGGTAGATGGTAGGGGTCTGAGTCGCGACCGGGAGGCTGACTTCGTGATCCTGGATCCATCGCGCGGGATCCTCGTGCTAGAGGTGAAGGGTGGCCAGGTGTGGCGCGATCCCGACACGGGCCTGTACTACAGCAACGAACACCTTCTCGAGGAGAGCCCCTTCGAACAGGCTAAGACCAACATGTACTCGCTGATGCAGAGGGTGAGAACAGCCAACACCACGGCTCGATGGGCTGGATCCTATCGCTTCGAGTACGCAGTGGCATTCCCCGATTGCTATCTTCTGCCAAATATGGCGGATGTGATGCCATTGCCCCGGCACAAGGTGATGGACTCCACCGACTTAGAAGATCTGGGCTCCTGGGTGCGCAGGGCGCTCGGCCGAGGGGATCCCAGCAGGAAGCTTGAAGGTGAGGCACGGGCGGCGCTGGTGCGGCTGCTATCCGCATCCTCCGAGCCCCCGCCGCTTGGGCTTCTAGCGCTGATCGAGGCGCAGAACAGGAGGTTCGAGGAGCTTACGCAGGGCCAGCGAAACATCCTTCTAGCCATGTCGGAGTACAGGCGACTAGCGGTTGCGGGATGCGCGGGCTCGGGCAAGACCTTCCTGGCGATGGAGCAAGCCTACCGACTGGTGAGCCAGGGGCTCAGGGTGCTCTTCACCTGCCACAACAGAGCTCTCGCCGATTGGGTACGCGAGAGCCTCACGAAGACGTTAGGCGGCTTACCCGATAACCTACACGTGGACGAGTTCGATGGCGTGGCCATCGAGCTCTGCAGGCGCCATGGCGTGTCGGTGCCGGATCCCGAAAGGCTGTCCGAGGCTCAGAAGACCGAGTTCTACCGAGAGACCCTGCCGGAGCTGCTGGACACTGCCCTGGGGCATATGACACAGGAGGATAAGTTCGATGCCGTGGTGGTCGACGAAGCGCAGGACTTCCACGTGCTTCGCTGGGGGCCCCTCCTGGGGTTGCTGAAGGATCCCGGCGAAGGCCACCTATACATCTTCTACGACAGCAACCAGAACTTGTTCGTGCCAGAGGTTGACTTCCCCATCCCCAGGCCGCACCTCATGCTCAGGCAGAACTGCCGCAACACGCAGGCCATCCACTCCCTCGCGGCCAAGTACCATTCTGATCCCGATAGCCTCAGCTGCCTGGGTCCCGAGGGGCTACCCCCGAAGGTTGTGGAGTGCGAGCCTACCGCACAGCTCGCGGCGCTGCGACGGGAGATCATAGAGCTCCGCGAGCAGGGGCTATCGCCGTCCCAGATAGTGGTGCTCACACCTCGCAGCTCCAGGCACAGCGATTTTAAGGAAGGCACAGATGTAGGTCACGGCCTCCGGCTCACGTGGGGTAAACCGGACTCAGGGCACGTAGCGATCCGGAACATCTACGCCTACAAGGGGTTGGAGGCTGATGTGGCGATCGTAGTCGAGCCCCATCACATCCATAGGGAGAAGCTCTCGCAGGTGCTGTACGTGGCTTTCTCGCGTGCCAGGCACCACCTGGTAGTGCTGGGTGGCCTACCTGAACCTCGCTCAAGCTAA
- the pdxA gene encoding 4-hydroxythreonine-4-phosphate dehydrogenase PdxA, giving the protein MGDPAGIGPEVIAKALSRRELYDLCRPIVVGDTSTMERQLTCAPGVRSVRQVGEPDEAVCEYGTLEVLQIATDVSAVRPGQLSPEAGRAAVECVRVAAALARDGRADAIVTAPLNKAAMHLAGYSYPGHTELLAEFFGVQRYSLVLTTGELFVFHVTTHVSLREAIELLTVDRVQGTIELAHSFATTLGRERKSIGVAGLNPHAGEGGLFGREDEEVIRPAIEAARLEGVDVEGPMPADALFPKAAQGKYDFVVMMYHDQGHVPFKSLYFDKGVNITVGLPVVRTSVDHGTAFDIAGRCMASEESMVKAIELAAALAPAWGKVWEAVKTDVA; this is encoded by the coding sequence ATGGGAGATCCGGCGGGTATAGGTCCCGAAGTGATAGCGAAGGCGCTGTCGCGCCGCGAGCTGTACGACCTGTGCAGGCCGATCGTGGTGGGGGACACCTCTACCATGGAGCGCCAGCTCACGTGCGCCCCGGGGGTGAGGTCGGTCCGACAGGTGGGGGAGCCCGATGAGGCTGTTTGCGAGTACGGGACGCTGGAAGTACTCCAGATAGCCACGGACGTCTCCGCCGTGCGGCCCGGACAGCTCTCGCCCGAGGCCGGGAGGGCGGCGGTGGAGTGCGTGCGGGTCGCGGCCGCTCTGGCGCGTGACGGCAGGGCAGATGCCATCGTCACAGCTCCCCTCAACAAGGCGGCGATGCACCTGGCCGGGTACAGCTACCCGGGCCACACAGAGCTGTTGGCTGAGTTCTTCGGCGTTCAGCGGTACTCGCTCGTGCTCACCACCGGCGAGCTCTTCGTGTTCCACGTGACGACGCACGTGTCGCTGCGGGAGGCCATCGAGCTGCTGACCGTCGACAGGGTGCAGGGCACAATCGAGCTGGCGCATAGCTTTGCCACCACCCTGGGCAGGGAGCGGAAGTCGATCGGCGTGGCAGGACTGAATCCTCACGCCGGAGAAGGAGGACTCTTCGGGCGTGAGGACGAGGAGGTCATCCGACCTGCGATCGAGGCCGCCAGGCTGGAAGGAGTCGACGTCGAGGGCCCCATGCCCGCCGACGCACTCTTCCCAAAGGCCGCCCAAGGGAAGTACGACTTCGTCGTGATGATGTACCATGACCAGGGCCACGTGCCCTTCAAGAGTCTCTACTTCGACAAGGGGGTAAACATCACCGTCGGTCTGCCGGTGGTGCGCACCTCGGTGGACCATGGCACGGCGTTCGACATAGCTGGGAGGTGCATGGCCAGCGAGGAGAGCATGGTCAAGGCGATAGAGCTGGCCGCGGCCCTCGCACCCGCTTGGGGCAAGGTGTGGGAGGCGGTGAAGACGGACGTGGCTTAG